The Streptomyces phaeolivaceus genome has a window encoding:
- the opcA gene encoding glucose-6-phosphate dehydrogenase assembly protein OpcA, with translation MKIDLTDTTASKINKALVQGRRAIGTPAVGMVLTMVIVTDEENAYDSIKAAEEASHEHPSRTLVVIKRHARTPKDRTKSHLDAEVRVGADAGTGETVVLRTYGEVSDHADSVVLPLLLPDAPVVVWWPVDAPENPAKDPLGALAQRRITDMYAVETPLAALAQRADSYTPGDTDLAWTRLTPWRSMLAAALDQAKETIVSAAVESEADNPSAELLARWLEARLGVSVERVLTAGPVVTGVRLGTAKGEVVIDRPEGPLATLSLPGQPSRTLALKVRATSELIAEELRRLDADEMYAVALRGGDRRGPAPDAQKEAH, from the coding sequence ATGAAGATCGACCTGACTGACACCACGGCAAGCAAGATCAACAAGGCCCTGGTGCAGGGCCGGCGGGCCATCGGCACACCCGCCGTGGGCATGGTCCTCACGATGGTGATCGTGACGGACGAGGAGAACGCGTACGACTCGATCAAGGCGGCCGAGGAGGCCTCGCACGAGCACCCCTCGCGCACCCTGGTCGTCATCAAGCGGCACGCCCGCACCCCCAAGGACCGCACCAAGTCCCATCTGGACGCCGAGGTACGGGTCGGCGCCGACGCGGGCACCGGTGAGACGGTCGTGCTGCGGACGTACGGCGAGGTGTCCGACCACGCCGACTCGGTGGTCCTGCCGCTGCTGCTGCCGGACGCGCCGGTCGTCGTCTGGTGGCCGGTGGACGCGCCGGAGAACCCGGCGAAGGACCCGCTGGGCGCGCTCGCCCAGCGCCGGATCACGGACATGTACGCCGTGGAGACCCCGCTCGCGGCCCTCGCGCAGCGCGCGGACTCCTACACGCCCGGCGACACCGACCTCGCCTGGACCCGGCTGACGCCGTGGCGTTCGATGCTGGCCGCCGCCCTCGACCAGGCCAAGGAGACCATCGTCTCGGCCGCCGTGGAGAGCGAGGCCGACAACCCGAGCGCCGAACTGCTGGCCCGCTGGCTGGAGGCCCGGCTCGGTGTCTCCGTGGAGCGCGTCCTGACCGCCGGTCCGGTCGTGACCGGTGTGCGGCTCGGCACCGCGAAGGGCGAGGTCGTCATCGACCGCCCCGAGGGGCCGCTCGCCACCCTCAGCCTGCCGGGGCAGCCGTCGCGCACCCTGGCCCTGAAGGTGCGCGCCACCTCCGAACTGATCGCCGAGGAGCTGCGGCGCCTCGACGCCGACGAGATGTACGCCGTCGCCCTGCGCGGCGGCGACCGGCGGGGCCCTGCCCCTGACGCACAGAAGGAAGCGCACTGA
- a CDS encoding glycoside hydrolase family 16 protein, with product MSETPGIPIRRRRPLRRAFLAVAAALALATAWATTAQGAAPTPPAGWTQVFVDDFNGTAGTGVSTTNWQYATGTSYPGGPSNWGTGEVETMTNSTSNVSLDGNGNLRITPIRDTAGRWTSGRIETNRTDFQPPAGGKLRVESRIQMPNVTGTAAEGYWPAFWMLGAPYRGNYQNWPSVGELDIMENVQGRNQVWATMHCGTNPGGPCNETTGIGNSIACPNTTCQSGFHTYTMEWDRSVTPETIRFLVDGTQFHSVNAGQVDATTWSNATNHGFFIILNVAMGGAFPDAFGGGLDADTRSGVPMVVDYVQVLSATGGTTTPPPTGTRDAYSAIQAESYNSQSGTLTETTTDTGGGQNIGSLANGDWALFQSVNFGSTAATQFVARVASGANTGVSGLVEVRIDSRTSTPVGSFSIANTGGWQSWRTVPANISGVTGTHDVYLTFTSGQAQDFVNVNWFNFGR from the coding sequence ATGAGTGAAACCCCCGGCATACCCATCAGACGGCGCCGCCCGCTCCGGCGCGCGTTCCTGGCCGTGGCCGCCGCGCTGGCGCTGGCCACGGCGTGGGCGACGACCGCGCAGGGCGCCGCCCCCACCCCGCCCGCCGGCTGGACACAGGTCTTCGTCGACGACTTCAACGGCACCGCCGGTACCGGCGTCTCCACCACCAACTGGCAGTACGCGACAGGGACTTCGTACCCGGGCGGACCCTCCAACTGGGGTACCGGCGAGGTCGAGACGATGACGAACAGCACCAGCAACGTCTCGCTCGACGGCAACGGCAATCTCCGTATCACCCCGATCCGCGACACGGCGGGCCGATGGACCTCGGGCCGCATCGAGACCAACCGCACCGACTTCCAGCCCCCGGCGGGCGGCAAGCTGCGGGTCGAGTCCCGGATCCAGATGCCGAACGTCACCGGGACGGCCGCCGAGGGCTACTGGCCCGCGTTCTGGATGCTGGGCGCGCCCTACCGGGGCAACTACCAGAACTGGCCGAGCGTCGGTGAGCTGGACATCATGGAGAACGTCCAGGGCCGCAACCAGGTCTGGGCGACGATGCACTGCGGCACCAACCCCGGCGGCCCGTGCAACGAGACGACCGGTATCGGCAACTCCATCGCGTGCCCCAACACGACCTGCCAGTCCGGCTTCCACACCTACACCATGGAGTGGGACCGCTCGGTGACCCCGGAGACGATCCGGTTCCTCGTCGACGGCACCCAGTTCCACTCGGTCAACGCGGGCCAGGTCGACGCGACCACCTGGTCCAACGCCACCAACCACGGCTTCTTCATCATCCTGAACGTGGCGATGGGCGGCGCCTTCCCGGACGCGTTCGGCGGCGGCCTGGACGCCGACACCCGGTCCGGTGTCCCGATGGTCGTCGACTATGTACAGGTGCTGTCGGCCACCGGCGGCACCACCACACCGCCGCCGACCGGCACCCGGGACGCGTACAGCGCGATCCAGGCCGAGTCGTACAACAGTCAGAGCGGCACGCTCACCGAGACCACGACCGACACCGGGGGCGGCCAGAACATCGGCTCGCTCGCCAACGGGGACTGGGCGCTGTTCCAGAGCGTCAACTTCGGTTCCACTGCGGCGACCCAGTTCGTCGCCCGGGTGGCCTCCGGCGCCAACACCGGGGTGAGCGGCCTGGTCGAGGTGCGGATCGACAGCCGTACGAGCACCCCGGTCGGCAGTTTCTCGATCGCCAACACCGGGGGCTGGCAGTCCTGGCGGACCGTCCCCGCGAACATCAGCGGGGTCACCGGCACCCATGACGTCTATCTGACCTTCACCAGTGGTCAGGCGCAGGACTTCGTGAACGTGAACTGGTTCAACTTCGGCCGCTGA
- the zwf gene encoding glucose-6-phosphate dehydrogenase: MTAEWLNPLRDAGDRRLPRIAGPSGLVIFGVTGDLSRKKLMPAVYDLANRGLLPPGFSLVGFARRDWEDEDFAQIVHDAVRDHARTEFREEVWQQLAEGMRFIPGDFGDDEAFERLRKAVEELDGSRGTGGNFAFYLSVPPKMFPKVVKQLKKHGLASPPEGSWRRAVIEKPFGHDLTSARELNAVLHDVFDPEQVFRIDHYLGKETVQNILALRFANQMYEPIWNRSYVDHVQITMAEDIGIGGRAGYYDGIGSARDVIQNHLLQLLALTAMEEPAAFDAGSLLTEKLKALRAVRLPEDLGPHSVRGQYAAGWQGGEQVVGYLEEDGIDPSSTTDTYAAVKLGIDNRRWAGVPFYLRTGKRLGRRVTEIAVVLQRAPHSPFDSTATEELGQNAIVIRVQPDEGMTVRFGSKVPGTSMEIRDVTMDFAYGESFTESSPEAYERLILDVLLGDANLFPRHQEVEESWKILDPIEEYWAGHGRPAQYASGSWGPEEADEMLARDGRSWRRP, from the coding sequence ATGACCGCCGAGTGGCTCAACCCGCTCCGGGACGCGGGCGATCGCAGGCTCCCGAGGATCGCGGGCCCGTCCGGGCTCGTCATCTTCGGGGTGACCGGCGACCTGTCCCGCAAGAAGCTGATGCCGGCCGTCTACGACCTGGCCAACCGGGGTCTGCTGCCGCCGGGTTTCTCCCTCGTCGGTTTCGCCCGCCGGGACTGGGAGGACGAGGACTTCGCGCAGATCGTGCACGACGCGGTCCGCGACCACGCCCGTACCGAGTTCCGTGAGGAGGTCTGGCAGCAGCTCGCCGAGGGGATGCGGTTCATCCCGGGCGACTTCGGCGACGACGAGGCGTTCGAGCGGCTCCGCAAGGCCGTCGAGGAACTGGACGGGTCCCGGGGCACGGGCGGCAACTTCGCGTTCTATCTCTCCGTGCCGCCGAAGATGTTCCCGAAGGTCGTCAAGCAACTGAAGAAGCACGGGCTGGCCAGTCCGCCCGAGGGGTCCTGGCGGCGCGCGGTGATCGAGAAGCCGTTCGGCCACGACCTCACCAGCGCCCGCGAGCTGAACGCCGTCCTGCACGACGTGTTCGACCCCGAGCAGGTCTTCCGTATCGACCACTACCTCGGCAAGGAGACCGTCCAGAACATCCTGGCGCTCCGCTTCGCCAACCAGATGTACGAGCCCATCTGGAACCGGAGTTACGTCGACCATGTCCAGATCACGATGGCCGAGGACATCGGCATCGGCGGCCGGGCGGGCTACTACGACGGCATCGGCTCGGCCCGTGACGTCATCCAGAACCATCTGCTCCAGCTGCTGGCGCTGACCGCGATGGAGGAACCGGCGGCGTTCGACGCCGGGTCGCTGCTGACCGAGAAGCTGAAGGCGCTCAGGGCGGTACGGCTGCCGGAGGATCTGGGCCCGCACAGTGTGCGCGGGCAGTACGCGGCCGGCTGGCAGGGCGGCGAGCAGGTGGTCGGCTATCTGGAGGAGGACGGCATCGACCCGTCCTCGACCACGGACACCTACGCGGCGGTCAAGCTGGGCATCGACAACCGCCGTTGGGCGGGGGTCCCGTTCTATCTGCGCACCGGCAAGCGGCTGGGCCGCCGGGTCACGGAGATCGCGGTCGTCCTCCAGCGCGCCCCGCACTCCCCGTTCGACTCCACCGCCACCGAGGAACTGGGGCAGAACGCGATCGTCATCCGGGTGCAACCCGACGAGGGGATGACCGTGCGCTTCGGTTCGAAGGTGCCGGGTACCTCGATGGAGATCCGGGACGTCACCATGGACTTCGCGTACGGCGAGTCGTTCACGGAGTCCAGCCCGGAGGCGTACGAACGGCTGATCCTGGATGTGCTGCTCGGCGACGCCAACCTCTTCCCCCGCCATCAGGAGGTGGAGGAGTCCTGGAAGATCCTCGACCCGATCGAGGAGTACTGGGCGGGGCACGGCAGGCCCGCGCAGTACGCCTCGGGGAGTTGGGGCCCGGAGGAAGCGGACGAGATGCTCGCACGAGACGGACGGAGCTGGCGCAGGCCATGA
- the gnd gene encoding phosphogluconate dehydrogenase (NAD(+)-dependent, decarboxylating) — protein MQLGLIGLGKMGGNMRERIRRAGHTVIGYDRNPDVSDVGSLAELVEGLDAPRTVWVMVPAGGATQSVVDELGGLLSPGDTVVDGGNSRWTDDEKHAAELGAKGIGFVDAGVSGGVWGLENGYALMVGGDKAHVERLQPIFEALKPEGPYGYVHAGKVGAGHFSKMVHNGIEYAMMQAYAEGWELLEKVESVDSVREVFRSWQDGTVIRSWLLDLAVNALDDDEHLEKLRGYAEDSGEGRWTVEAAIDHAVPLPAITASLFTRFASRQDDSPQMKMIAALRNQFGGHAVESTK, from the coding sequence ATGCAGTTGGGCCTGATCGGTCTCGGCAAGATGGGCGGCAACATGCGCGAGCGGATCCGCCGCGCCGGCCACACCGTCATCGGCTACGACCGCAACCCCGACGTCTCCGACGTGGGCAGCCTGGCCGAACTGGTCGAGGGCCTCGACGCGCCGCGTACGGTCTGGGTGATGGTCCCCGCCGGCGGTGCCACCCAGTCCGTGGTCGACGAACTGGGCGGGCTGCTCTCGCCCGGCGACACCGTCGTCGACGGCGGCAACTCCCGCTGGACGGACGACGAGAAGCACGCGGCCGAGCTGGGCGCGAAGGGCATCGGCTTCGTCGACGCCGGTGTCTCCGGTGGTGTGTGGGGCCTGGAGAACGGCTACGCCCTGATGGTCGGCGGCGACAAGGCGCACGTGGAGCGGCTCCAGCCGATCTTCGAGGCGCTCAAGCCGGAGGGGCCGTACGGCTATGTCCACGCGGGCAAGGTCGGTGCCGGGCACTTCTCCAAGATGGTCCACAACGGCATCGAGTACGCCATGATGCAGGCGTACGCCGAGGGCTGGGAGCTGCTGGAGAAGGTCGAGTCGGTCGACAGCGTCCGCGAGGTCTTCCGGTCCTGGCAGGACGGCACCGTTATCCGGTCCTGGCTCCTCGACCTCGCCGTCAACGCGCTCGACGACGACGAGCACCTGGAGAAGCTGCGCGGCTACGCCGAGGACTCCGGTGAGGGCCGCTGGACCGTGGAGGCCGCCATCGACCACGCGGTGCCGCTGCCGGCGATCACCGCGTCCCTGTTCACCCGGTTCGCCTCCCGGCAGGACGACTCCCCGCAGATGAAGATGATCGCCGCGCTGCGCAACCAGTTCGGCGGGCACGCGGTCGAGTCGACGAAGTAG
- a CDS encoding peroxidase family protein, protein MAETGRHDQRYERYDGGSPEAERLVSERLARELMKVQVRNRRAGGGGIARAFHAKAPLGVENARLRFHDDLPVALRVGFARPGADYPALVRLSNASGIRQGDGSPDLRGAAVRVRVADGVSHDLLATSFPVSHASDAREFVAFAKAMAGARGRLAKAFALFVKLPLAVGLGTAARMQRNVRAATRRSVNSLATETYWSRGAILWGEAGPVRYLLRPAPGTPTAAEPDRRDPDFLHRELARRLGQADVAFDLCVQRYVDERRTPVEDAAVEWRDAVAPAVPIARLTIPAQELDAAEARAAARRIEELTFNPWYTTDEFRPLGNINRARKAGYRASGAHRLGQRFVTEEPVRNRLLGRLVGPVFGLLNRVVPWHRLPLSLSLLNLVFLRKVLRRLNLIDTEIGEAPPQAQPAPEPIPERLRTERSYDGTYNDLSEPGMGAVGAAFGRNLKPDHRPDTFDTPNPVTVSRQLLYRESFVPATSLNVLAAAWIQFQVHDWVNHRRYKTGDRSVEVPLPPGFDENWRNVPGGPTERVMRFAENEGVEVPGRPPILFANSASHWWDGSEVYGENERTARFLREPGGGAKLRLEDGHLPGGASGVPLTGFNESWWMGLSALHTLFAREHNAVCDALRAAYPSMSEEKTYHTARLVVSALIAKIHTVEWTPAILATEAIDLALNTNWSGPPKSWLNQLGLWLFEAHSLTGIPKTLPDHHAAPYSLTEDFTTVYRLHPLIPDDYELREHQFGRRLETVGFMDIQGGAGEAQIRKTGLANALYSFGIAHPGAITPHNFPRALQRFERDGEIIDLSVVDLVRTRRRGVPRYNDFRAGLHRGRIRSFEELTENPRTLARLKDVYRDVDEIDTVVGLFAENPPEGFGFSDTAFRVFILMASRRLQSDRFLTVDYRPEVYTPLGIDWVEKGGMNSVLLRHCPELAPLLPRDASAFAPWRTVPTATGNGGTSGDGGTSGNGPTSDGGSS, encoded by the coding sequence ATGGCAGAGACAGGGCGGCACGATCAGCGCTACGAACGGTACGACGGGGGCAGCCCCGAGGCCGAACGGCTCGTGTCCGAGCGGCTGGCGCGGGAGCTGATGAAGGTCCAGGTCAGGAACCGGCGGGCCGGGGGCGGCGGGATCGCGCGGGCGTTCCACGCGAAGGCGCCCCTGGGGGTGGAGAACGCGCGGCTGCGGTTCCACGACGACCTTCCGGTGGCGCTGCGGGTCGGTTTCGCGCGGCCCGGCGCCGACTATCCGGCACTGGTCAGGCTGTCCAACGCGAGCGGCATCCGGCAGGGCGACGGTTCCCCGGATCTGCGGGGCGCGGCGGTGCGGGTGCGGGTGGCGGACGGGGTGAGCCACGATCTGCTGGCCACCAGTTTCCCGGTGTCGCACGCGAGCGACGCGCGGGAGTTCGTGGCGTTCGCCAAGGCCATGGCGGGGGCGCGCGGCCGTCTGGCGAAGGCGTTCGCGCTGTTCGTGAAACTGCCGCTCGCGGTGGGGCTCGGCACCGCCGCCCGGATGCAGCGCAATGTGCGGGCCGCCACCCGACGGTCCGTCAACTCGCTTGCCACCGAGACCTATTGGAGTCGCGGGGCGATTCTGTGGGGCGAGGCCGGCCCCGTGCGGTATCTGCTGCGGCCGGCGCCCGGCACACCGACGGCGGCCGAACCCGACCGCCGGGACCCGGACTTCCTCCACCGTGAGCTGGCACGACGGCTCGGGCAGGCGGACGTGGCCTTCGATCTGTGTGTGCAGCGGTATGTGGACGAGCGGCGCACTCCGGTCGAGGACGCGGCGGTGGAGTGGCGGGACGCGGTGGCCCCGGCGGTGCCGATCGCCCGACTCACCATTCCCGCACAGGAGTTGGACGCCGCCGAGGCACGGGCGGCGGCGCGGCGGATCGAGGAGCTGACCTTCAACCCCTGGTACACCACCGATGAGTTCCGGCCATTGGGGAACATCAACCGGGCGCGGAAGGCCGGATATCGGGCAAGTGGCGCCCACCGTCTCGGGCAGCGCTTCGTCACCGAGGAACCCGTGCGCAACAGGCTGCTCGGCCGTCTCGTGGGCCCCGTCTTCGGGCTGCTGAACCGTGTCGTGCCATGGCACCGGCTGCCGTTGTCCCTGAGCCTGCTGAACCTGGTGTTCCTGCGGAAGGTGCTGCGCAGGCTGAATCTGATCGACACCGAGATAGGCGAGGCCCCGCCGCAGGCCCAGCCCGCACCCGAGCCGATCCCGGAACGGCTGCGCACGGAACGGTCGTACGACGGGACGTACAACGATCTCTCGGAGCCGGGCATGGGCGCGGTGGGCGCCGCGTTCGGGCGGAATCTGAAGCCGGACCACCGGCCGGACACCTTCGACACCCCGAACCCGGTCACGGTCAGCAGGCAACTCCTGTATCGGGAGAGCTTTGTGCCGGCGACCTCGCTCAATGTGCTGGCGGCGGCGTGGATACAGTTCCAGGTGCACGACTGGGTGAACCACCGGCGGTACAAGACCGGTGACCGCAGTGTGGAGGTGCCGCTGCCGCCCGGCTTCGACGAAAACTGGCGGAACGTGCCGGGCGGGCCCACCGAGCGGGTGATGCGGTTCGCGGAGAACGAGGGCGTCGAGGTGCCCGGCCGCCCGCCGATCCTGTTCGCCAACTCCGCCTCGCACTGGTGGGACGGCTCCGAGGTGTACGGCGAGAACGAGCGGACCGCACGGTTCCTGCGGGAGCCGGGCGGGGGCGCGAAGCTCCGGCTGGAGGACGGCCATCTGCCGGGCGGGGCGAGCGGTGTTCCGCTCACCGGGTTCAACGAGAGCTGGTGGATGGGGCTCAGCGCGCTGCACACGCTGTTCGCGCGGGAGCACAACGCGGTGTGCGACGCGCTGCGGGCCGCGTATCCGTCGATGAGCGAGGAGAAGACCTACCACACGGCCCGGCTCGTGGTGTCGGCGCTGATCGCGAAGATCCACACCGTGGAGTGGACCCCGGCGATCCTCGCCACCGAGGCGATCGACCTGGCGCTCAACACCAACTGGTCGGGCCCGCCGAAGAGTTGGCTCAACCAGCTGGGCCTGTGGCTGTTCGAGGCACACTCGCTGACCGGTATCCCGAAGACACTGCCGGACCACCACGCGGCGCCGTACTCGCTGACCGAGGACTTCACGACCGTCTACCGGCTGCATCCGCTGATCCCGGACGACTACGAGCTGCGGGAGCACCAGTTCGGGCGGCGGCTGGAGACGGTCGGCTTCATGGACATCCAGGGCGGGGCGGGCGAGGCGCAGATCCGCAAGACGGGGCTGGCGAACGCGCTGTACTCGTTCGGCATCGCCCACCCGGGCGCGATCACCCCGCACAACTTCCCGCGTGCGCTGCAACGCTTCGAGCGGGACGGGGAGATCATCGATCTGTCGGTGGTCGACCTGGTCCGTACACGCCGGCGCGGGGTGCCGCGCTACAACGACTTCCGGGCCGGGCTGCACCGGGGGCGGATCCGTTCCTTCGAGGAGCTGACCGAGAACCCGCGGACGCTGGCGCGGCTGAAGGACGTCTACCGGGACGTCGACGAGATCGACACGGTGGTCGGGCTGTTCGCGGAGAACCCGCCGGAGGGCTTCGGGTTCAGCGACACCGCGTTCCGCGTCTTCATCCTGATGGCCAGCAGGCGGTTGCAGAGCGACCGGTTCCTGACCGTGGACTACCGGCCTGAGGTGTACACCCCGCTCGGCATCGACTGGGTCGAGAAGGGCGGCATGAACTCCGTACTCCTGCGCCACTGCCCGGAGTTGGCACCCCTGCTGCCGCGCGACGCGAGCGCGTTCGCGCCGTGGCGGACGGTGCCTACGGCCACGGGCAACGGCGGGACGAGCGGCGACGGCGGGACGAGCGGCAACGGTCCTACGAGCGACGGCGGTTCATCGTGA
- a CDS encoding protein kinase domain-containing protein — protein MPLRDDDPTSVGEYVLEDRLGSGGMGIVYRARSASGRLVALKLVHAQYCDDDEFRSRFRQEIAAARRVSGAFTTPVVDADPEAKRPWMATLYVPGPTLFDLVGAEGPLSVARIRGLALGLVEALRDIHRAGVVHRDLKPANVLMAEDGPRVIDFGISRAGDNLPLTVTGRVIGTPPFMSPEQLRSPRDVTAASDVFSLGSLLVYAASGHSPFKAESPYLAGYQVMFEAPKLHAVPEPLRRIAERCLEKDPTARPGLVELHRLFLELPPSAGTGHVTGEQAPEPAPGTLDRPTDTGPTDTGPTDTGPTDTGPTDTGPTDTGPTDAGRAYDDTANDSAPHGGGTPSNHPADKRPADGPRVKRRAAKRQLILVGLGAALTVGALSAGLLGYAGFEDSSTASDAGPTVRYRAVSLPEGWRPWRTALRADSGLPAKYIPINYDQSGCRTDGTDLYCAGAGFVVAKVDAATGKTGWRYGTLPQTARPIGERDGLVYVYQEADNTRRNLVALDTGTGKQRWTRPISASEAVLLYDGGILTLTPDHAEMVAYNTAGEELWRVSEPTGDNCVPSVLGDDPYALCWQGDEFLDTRPFRLVRLDPADGTRQNLTPMPKKALALGAVGGRPLFLRAETTEEVYQAGYERPYNAFLRVDPDTGKVTRIPLKRALRGAATLVDGVVYFVRTNGSVTAVSATSGKSLWERTTDMENLSAPVVSKARGEIYFANRFGRLLALDSATGAELWRTDALDDPGDTATETPPQVLLVDDAIVATAGTMAFSLNPDDPTTRPTTPAVGD, from the coding sequence ATGCCGCTGAGGGACGACGATCCCACCTCCGTGGGCGAATACGTCCTGGAGGACCGGCTCGGTTCGGGCGGCATGGGCATCGTCTATCGCGCCCGGTCCGCCTCGGGCCGGCTGGTCGCGCTGAAGCTGGTGCACGCCCAGTACTGCGACGACGACGAGTTCCGCTCCCGGTTCCGTCAGGAGATCGCGGCGGCGCGCCGGGTGAGCGGCGCCTTCACCACCCCCGTGGTGGACGCCGACCCGGAGGCGAAACGGCCGTGGATGGCGACGCTGTACGTGCCGGGGCCGACCCTCTTCGATCTGGTGGGCGCCGAGGGGCCGTTGAGCGTGGCCCGCATCCGGGGCCTCGCGCTCGGGCTCGTGGAGGCGCTGCGGGACATCCACCGGGCGGGGGTCGTGCACCGCGACCTGAAGCCGGCGAACGTGCTGATGGCCGAGGACGGTCCGCGCGTCATCGACTTCGGTATCTCTCGCGCCGGTGACAATCTGCCGCTCACCGTCACCGGCCGGGTGATCGGCACACCGCCGTTCATGTCGCCGGAGCAGCTGCGTTCGCCGAGGGACGTCACCGCCGCGTCGGACGTGTTCTCCCTGGGCTCGCTGCTGGTGTACGCGGCCAGCGGGCACAGCCCGTTCAAGGCGGAGAGCCCCTATCTCGCGGGCTACCAGGTCATGTTCGAGGCGCCGAAGCTGCACGCGGTCCCCGAGCCGTTGCGCCGCATCGCCGAACGCTGCCTGGAGAAGGACCCGACGGCCCGACCCGGCCTCGTCGAACTGCACCGCCTCTTCCTGGAGTTGCCGCCCTCGGCCGGAACGGGCCACGTCACCGGGGAGCAGGCGCCCGAGCCGGCCCCCGGGACACTCGACCGCCCGACGGACACCGGTCCCACGGACACCGGTCCCACGGACACCGGGCCGACGGACACCGGTCCCACGGACACCGGGCCGACGGACACCGGTCCCACGGACGCCGGGCGGGCGTACGACGACACGGCGAACGACAGCGCACCGCACGGCGGCGGGACGCCGAGCAACCACCCCGCCGACAAGCGCCCGGCGGACGGCCCCCGCGTCAAACGCCGTGCCGCCAAACGGCAGTTGATCCTCGTCGGACTCGGCGCCGCCCTCACCGTCGGCGCGCTGAGCGCCGGACTGCTCGGGTACGCGGGGTTCGAGGACAGCTCGACCGCGTCCGACGCCGGGCCCACCGTCCGCTACCGTGCCGTGTCGCTCCCCGAGGGCTGGCGGCCGTGGCGCACGGCGCTGCGGGCCGACAGCGGGCTGCCCGCCAAGTACATCCCGATCAACTACGACCAATCGGGCTGCCGGACGGACGGGACGGACCTGTACTGCGCGGGCGCGGGCTTCGTCGTCGCGAAGGTGGACGCCGCCACCGGGAAGACGGGATGGCGGTACGGCACCCTGCCCCAGACCGCCCGGCCCATCGGTGAACGGGACGGCCTGGTCTACGTCTACCAGGAGGCCGACAACACCCGGCGGAACCTGGTGGCCCTGGACACGGGGACCGGGAAGCAGCGGTGGACCCGGCCCATCAGCGCGAGCGAGGCCGTGCTGCTCTACGACGGCGGGATCCTCACCCTCACGCCCGACCACGCGGAGATGGTCGCCTACAACACGGCGGGCGAGGAGTTGTGGCGGGTGTCCGAGCCGACCGGCGACAACTGCGTGCCCTCGGTGCTCGGCGACGACCCGTACGCGCTGTGCTGGCAGGGCGACGAGTTCCTCGACACCCGCCCGTTCCGGCTCGTCCGGCTCGATCCGGCGGACGGCACCCGGCAGAACCTCACCCCGATGCCCAAGAAGGCGCTCGCGCTGGGCGCCGTCGGCGGACGGCCGCTGTTCCTCCGGGCGGAGACCACCGAGGAGGTGTACCAGGCGGGGTACGAGCGGCCGTACAACGCGTTCCTGCGGGTGGACCCGGACACCGGGAAGGTCACCCGGATCCCGCTGAAGCGGGCGCTGCGCGGCGCGGCGACGCTGGTGGACGGGGTGGTGTACTTCGTGCGGACCAACGGGTCGGTCACCGCCGTGTCGGCGACGAGCGGCAAGTCGCTGTGGGAGCGGACCACGGACATGGAGAACCTGTCCGCGCCGGTGGTGTCGAAGGCCCGTGGTGAGATCTACTTCGCCAACCGGTTCGGCCGGCTGCTGGCCCTGGACAGCGCCACGGGCGCCGAGTTGTGGCGCACGGACGCGCTCGACGACCCCGGGGACACCGCGACCGAGACCCCGCCCCAGGTCCTGCTCGTGGACGACGCGATCGTGGCGACCGCCGGCACCATGGCGTTCTCCCTGAACCCGGACGACCCGACGACCCGACCGACCACGCCCGCCGTCGGGGACTGA